One window from the genome of Rufibacter tibetensis encodes:
- a CDS encoding antibiotic biosynthesis monooxygenase family protein, which translates to MFVSLSSFTIANDTEASVKEAFKNRPHLVDNAPGFQKLEVLSPQDNPNEIWLMTYWDDEDSFKTWYKSHQYQDSHKGIPKDTKLVPGSIKIRYFSKISE; encoded by the coding sequence ATGTTTGTTTCCCTCAGTTCCTTTACCATCGCCAATGACACCGAAGCCAGTGTAAAAGAGGCGTTCAAGAATAGACCTCACTTGGTTGACAATGCACCCGGTTTCCAGAAACTGGAAGTGCTTTCACCGCAGGATAACCCCAATGAAATCTGGCTTATGACCTACTGGGATGATGAAGACAGCTTCAAAACTTGGTACAAAAGCCACCAGTACCAGGACTCCCACAAAGGCATCCCGAAGGATACCAAACTGGTGCCTGGCAGCATCAAAATCCGGTATTTCTCTAAAATTAGTGAATAG
- the gpmI gene encoding 2,3-bisphosphoglycerate-independent phosphoglycerate mutase — MSKKVLLMILDGWGLGTDPSVSAIAHANTPFMDSLFHRFPHARLEASGEAVGLPEGQMGNSEVGHMNLGAGRVVYQDLVKVNVAIREKTLGQNPVLQDAFQFARENGKPVHFIGLVSDGGVHSHIEHLKALCSLAHEQGLENVFVHAFTDGRDTDPKAGLAYLTDLQNHLDTTGGKIASIIGRYFAMDRDNRWERVKLAYDLLVHANGRGSVNWREAIQESYDNGTTDEFIQPIVCLNENGEPTAKILDGDVVICFNFRTDRGREITQALTQREFPEQDMYPLSLRYYTLTNYDDTFVGVQPIFDKDNLANTLGEVLEKAGKTQIRIAETEKYPHVTFFFSGGRELPFEGEKRLLCPSPKVATYDMQPEMSAFDIRDAIIPEIEAESADFICLNFANPDMVGHTGVFEAAVKAVETVDQCAQAVVTAALAHGYASIIIADHGNADMMRNPDGTPNTAHTTNLVPIILADEEYKGELMDGKLGDIAPTVLALLEVQPPAEMTGNSLLMPTII; from the coding sequence ATGAGCAAAAAGGTACTTTTGATGATTCTAGACGGATGGGGACTGGGAACAGACCCTTCCGTATCGGCGATTGCGCACGCTAATACTCCTTTCATGGATTCGTTATTTCACCGTTTTCCGCACGCGCGCTTAGAGGCATCCGGTGAAGCCGTAGGTCTGCCGGAGGGCCAGATGGGCAATTCTGAGGTTGGCCACATGAACCTGGGAGCGGGCCGCGTGGTCTACCAGGACCTGGTAAAAGTGAATGTAGCCATCAGAGAAAAAACGCTGGGCCAGAATCCGGTTTTACAAGACGCTTTTCAGTTTGCCCGCGAAAACGGCAAGCCGGTGCATTTCATAGGCCTGGTGTCTGACGGGGGCGTGCACTCCCACATTGAACATTTAAAGGCGCTGTGCTCCCTAGCACATGAACAAGGCCTGGAGAACGTGTTTGTACATGCCTTCACCGATGGCCGCGATACAGATCCTAAAGCCGGTCTGGCTTACTTAACCGATCTGCAAAACCATCTGGACACCACCGGCGGCAAAATTGCGTCTATTATTGGTCGTTACTTCGCCATGGATCGTGACAACCGCTGGGAGCGCGTAAAGCTGGCCTATGACTTATTAGTGCATGCGAATGGCCGTGGTTCTGTCAATTGGCGCGAAGCCATTCAGGAGTCATATGACAACGGCACCACCGATGAGTTCATCCAACCAATTGTGTGCCTGAACGAGAACGGTGAACCAACTGCCAAAATCCTGGACGGAGACGTGGTCATCTGCTTTAACTTCCGGACCGACCGTGGCCGCGAGATCACCCAAGCCCTGACGCAGCGCGAGTTCCCAGAGCAGGACATGTACCCGTTGAGCCTTCGGTACTACACCCTTACCAACTACGACGATACCTTTGTAGGCGTACAGCCCATTTTTGATAAAGATAACCTGGCGAACACGTTAGGCGAAGTTTTGGAAAAAGCCGGCAAAACCCAGATCAGAATTGCTGAAACCGAGAAATACCCGCACGTAACGTTCTTCTTCTCCGGTGGGCGTGAATTACCGTTTGAAGGTGAGAAGCGCCTGTTATGCCCATCGCCAAAGGTAGCCACTTATGACATGCAGCCTGAGATGAGCGCCTTTGACATCAGAGACGCCATTATCCCGGAGATTGAAGCCGAATCTGCTGACTTTATCTGCCTCAACTTCGCCAACCCAGACATGGTGGGCCACACCGGCGTGTTTGAAGCAGCTGTGAAAGCAGTGGAAACCGTAGACCAGTGTGCCCAAGCCGTGGTAACCGCTGCTTTAGCGCATGGCTACGCATCTATCATCATCGCAGACCACGGCAACGCCGACATGATGCGCAACCCGGACGGCACACCTAACACCGCCCACACCACCAACCTGGTTCCTATCATCCTGGCCGATGAGGAGTACAAAGGAGAACTGATGGACGGAAAATTAGGTGACATTGCGCCTACGGTGCTGGCCTTGTTAGAGGTACAACCTCCAGCCGAGATGACGGGCAATTCTTTGCTCATGCCTACTATTATATAA
- a CDS encoding DUF4783 domain-containing protein, which produces MKNLKRLMAMTVVLLGMLVGTGQVAAQSDVMGGIQSAIKSGSSRDLARYFNSKVDVNIDGDNGSFSQSQAEMVVRNFFSKNAPVSFSFDHQGGSEDGQRYAIGKYNHKGGRYNVVVKVKKYGDSYKIDTIEFK; this is translated from the coding sequence ATGAAAAATTTAAAGAGATTGATGGCGATGACCGTGGTGCTGTTGGGGATGCTGGTAGGCACCGGACAGGTAGCTGCTCAATCTGACGTGATGGGTGGTATCCAGTCAGCTATCAAATCTGGTTCTTCCCGTGATTTGGCCCGCTACTTCAATTCCAAGGTAGACGTGAACATTGATGGTGACAACGGAAGCTTCAGCCAAAGCCAGGCCGAGATGGTGGTGCGTAACTTCTTCAGCAAGAATGCCCCGGTAAGTTTCAGCTTTGACCACCAGGGTGGTTCTGAGGACGGCCAGCGCTACGCCATTGGAAAATACAACCACAAAGGCGGCCGCTACAACGTAGTGGTGAAGGTGAAGAAATACGGAGATTCCTATAAGATTGACACTATTGAGTTTAAATAA
- the nadC gene encoding carboxylating nicotinate-nucleotide diphosphorylase, with protein sequence MKASYLTQEGIRAFIRQALQEDVADGDHSSLASIPESATNQAKLLVKDRGVLAGVELAWKIFHEVDPTLRLEVFLQDGAQINHGDIAFTVHGKARSILTAERLVLNCMQRMSGIATYTQSLMKLIEGTGAKLLDTRKTTPNFRMMEKWAVMIGGGTNHRFGLYDMIMLKDNHVDYAGGIKQAIEATHRYLEKLGRTLRIEVETRNLDEVRQALETGGIDRIMLDNFEVPLLREAVELIDGRYETEASGGIKEETIRAVAETGVNYISVGALTHSNRSLDLSLKAFK encoded by the coding sequence GTGAAAGCATCCTACCTTACTCAAGAAGGCATTAGGGCATTTATCCGGCAGGCCCTGCAGGAAGACGTAGCCGATGGCGACCACTCGTCATTGGCCTCTATTCCAGAGAGTGCCACTAACCAGGCAAAGCTCCTGGTGAAAGACCGTGGTGTGCTGGCCGGTGTGGAACTGGCCTGGAAAATCTTTCATGAAGTAGACCCTACGCTTAGGTTGGAGGTGTTTTTACAGGACGGGGCTCAAATCAACCATGGTGACATTGCTTTCACTGTGCACGGCAAAGCCCGGTCTATTTTGACCGCCGAGCGCCTGGTTCTGAACTGCATGCAGCGCATGAGTGGCATTGCCACGTACACGCAGAGCCTCATGAAACTGATTGAAGGCACCGGCGCCAAATTACTGGACACCCGCAAGACCACGCCTAATTTCAGGATGATGGAAAAGTGGGCGGTTATGATTGGCGGCGGTACAAATCACCGGTTTGGGCTATATGACATGATCATGCTCAAAGACAACCACGTAGACTATGCTGGGGGCATTAAGCAAGCGATTGAAGCCACCCACCGCTACCTGGAGAAACTGGGCAGAACGCTCAGGATTGAAGTAGAGACCCGAAATCTGGATGAGGTTCGGCAGGCACTGGAAACCGGCGGAATTGACCGCATCATGCTAGACAACTTTGAAGTACCTTTGCTGCGCGAGGCAGTGGAACTGATTGACGGTCGCTACGAGACCGAGGCCTCTGGTGGTATCAAAGAAGAAACCATTAGAGCCGTAGCCGAGACGGGCGTGAACTACATTTCTGTAGGAGCACTCACCCACTCTAACCGCAGCCTGGACCTTAGTTTGAAAGCTTTTAAGTAA
- a CDS encoding heavy metal-binding domain-containing protein produces the protein MRKISLVWAMTLASVAFVSSCSNSSSADQPAAASTEEEATTPADSTSTQAGQQMAYICPMKCEGSASMEPGKCPVCSMNLEKNPDFHASADSTTAQ, from the coding sequence ATGAGAAAGATCTCTTTAGTTTGGGCGATGACCCTGGCCTCTGTGGCCTTTGTTTCTTCCTGCAGTAACTCCTCTTCCGCAGACCAACCTGCGGCTGCTTCTACAGAGGAGGAAGCCACCACCCCGGCAGATTCAACTTCAACCCAGGCCGGACAGCAGATGGCGTATATCTGCCCCATGAAGTGTGAAGGCAGTGCCAGCATGGAGCCTGGCAAATGCCCGGTTTGTAGCATGAACCTGGAAAAGAATCCAGACTTCCATGCCTCGGCTGACTCTACCACTGCGCAGTAA
- a CDS encoding SAM-dependent methyltransferase — protein sequence MINPSDWFYTWFDSPYYHLLYKNRDAKEAQRFMDNLLNHLRPKPTCKLMDLACGKGRHAIYLNKKGYDVTGLDLSEKSIAFAKQFENERLHFFVHDMREVFQPEAFDFIFNLFTSFGYFDADYENVITLRAITDTLKPKGKLVIDFMNTQRVINRLVAKETKEVEGITFHITRKVEAGFILKTIRFEDKGQPYEFIERVRALRYHEFMEYFQMTQLRLAGVYGDYSLGPYDPEKSERMIFILKK from the coding sequence ATGATAAATCCGTCAGATTGGTTTTACACCTGGTTTGATTCGCCGTACTACCACCTGCTGTACAAGAACCGTGATGCCAAAGAGGCCCAGCGGTTCATGGACAACCTGTTGAACCATCTTCGGCCGAAGCCTACCTGCAAACTCATGGATCTGGCCTGCGGAAAAGGGAGACACGCCATCTACCTGAACAAAAAGGGGTATGACGTGACTGGATTAGACTTGTCTGAGAAGAGCATAGCTTTTGCCAAACAGTTTGAGAATGAGCGTTTGCACTTCTTTGTGCATGACATGCGGGAGGTGTTCCAGCCCGAAGCATTTGATTTCATTTTCAACCTGTTTACCTCCTTCGGGTATTTTGATGCCGATTATGAGAATGTGATCACGCTGCGGGCCATTACGGACACGCTGAAACCAAAAGGCAAACTGGTCATTGATTTCATGAACACGCAGCGGGTGATTAACCGGTTGGTAGCCAAAGAAACAAAGGAGGTGGAAGGCATTACCTTTCACATTACCCGCAAAGTAGAGGCTGGTTTCATTCTTAAGACCATCAGGTTTGAAGACAAAGGCCAACCCTATGAATTTATAGAAAGAGTACGGGCGCTCCGGTACCACGAGTTTATGGAGTACTTCCAGATGACCCAGCTTCGGCTTGCCGGCGTGTACGGTGATTACAGCCTGGGGCCCTATGATCCGGAGAAGAGCGAACGTATGATTTTCATCCTGAAGAAATAA
- a CDS encoding ZIP family metal transporter, whose product MIVAVSVLFFTVLGAGWLVRFLPRDNQRWLKLLLAFSGAYLFALTILHILPDVLLSTEDPHRVGFYILAGFFLQLVLEVFSHGVEHGHIHAHPEGNGHHHHGSSVPVLLLTSLIIHSFLEGSVMVQSRMAAQQAHEHLHSHAHVGDNFYHILAGIALHHIPAAIALMSVLVTQLHSFKKAFGYLLLFAVASPVGLLFSNYVALEKLLSGEAYTVLSGLVVGNFLHISTTILFETSPEHRFNQGKLLATLAGALIAIGAGML is encoded by the coding sequence ATGATAGTAGCGGTCTCCGTTCTATTTTTTACGGTATTAGGTGCCGGGTGGCTTGTGCGTTTCCTGCCCAGAGACAACCAGCGGTGGCTCAAACTGCTGCTGGCCTTTAGTGGGGCGTACCTGTTTGCGCTCACCATTCTGCACATTTTACCTGATGTTCTGCTCAGCACCGAAGACCCGCACAGAGTGGGCTTTTACATTCTGGCTGGTTTCTTTCTGCAACTGGTGCTGGAGGTTTTCTCCCATGGCGTGGAGCACGGGCATATTCATGCGCACCCAGAGGGCAACGGCCATCACCATCACGGCAGCTCTGTGCCGGTGCTGTTGCTGACGTCGCTCATTATTCACTCTTTCCTGGAGGGCAGCGTGATGGTGCAAAGCCGCATGGCTGCCCAGCAGGCGCATGAACATCTGCACAGCCACGCCCATGTAGGCGATAACTTTTACCACATTCTGGCAGGCATTGCGCTGCACCATATTCCGGCGGCCATAGCCCTTATGTCAGTACTGGTGACGCAGCTGCACAGCTTTAAGAAAGCGTTTGGGTACTTGCTGCTGTTTGCCGTGGCTTCACCGGTGGGCTTGTTGTTCAGTAATTACGTGGCCCTGGAGAAACTGCTTTCGGGCGAAGCTTATACCGTTCTGTCTGGCTTAGTAGTGGGGAATTTCCTGCATATTTCCACCACCATTTTGTTTGAAACCAGTCCAGAGCACCGCTTCAACCAGGGCAAACTTCTGGCCACCTTGGCCGGCGCTTTGATTGCTATTGGAGCCGGTATGTTGTAG
- a CDS encoding DUF2939 domain-containing protein, with protein sequence MKRIMVLLSVVVLVGAVGFWLYKRYGEGPEYSLYQIKQAVDNRDLVALEKYVDVDRTTASFLDQAVQAGMAELPQKEQALAAMALGMAMASKKQEVLQTLRGGIEEYVAHRRSIDGKPAAVTEEEWAQLQAVLPVQKLLKENPLINSRLEGISYVNREDSLAVVGLDLRVPSNPNPVIVEVQMLDRGSYWQVVGLPNAGAVMKQLGLLETFKNLQNLPQFKLRM encoded by the coding sequence ATGAAAAGAATCATGGTTTTGCTCTCGGTGGTGGTGCTGGTAGGAGCCGTTGGTTTCTGGCTGTACAAACGCTACGGCGAGGGTCCTGAATACTCCCTTTATCAAATCAAACAAGCTGTAGATAACCGCGATTTGGTGGCCCTGGAGAAGTACGTAGACGTGGACCGTACCACAGCCAGTTTCCTGGACCAAGCTGTGCAGGCGGGCATGGCTGAGCTTCCTCAAAAGGAGCAAGCGCTAGCTGCTATGGCGCTGGGCATGGCCATGGCGTCTAAAAAGCAGGAGGTGCTGCAAACCCTGCGGGGCGGGATTGAAGAGTACGTAGCACACAGAAGATCAATTGACGGAAAGCCGGCCGCAGTAACAGAGGAAGAGTGGGCGCAGCTGCAGGCGGTACTTCCCGTGCAGAAGCTTCTGAAAGAAAATCCTTTGATCAACAGCCGGCTGGAAGGCATCTCCTACGTGAACCGGGAAGACTCTCTGGCAGTAGTGGGGTTAGATCTGCGCGTGCCATCTAACCCTAATCCAGTTATTGTGGAGGTGCAGATGCTTGACCGCGGGAGTTATTGGCAGGTTGTAGGTTTGCCTAACGCCGGAGCCGTAATGAAGCAGCTTGGGTTACTGGAAACATTTAAGAACCTCCAGAACCTTCCCCAGTTTAAACTGCGCATGTAA
- the purU gene encoding formyltetrahydrofolate deformylase, which yields MPVLFQPMVYFLLIDCPDRKGLIFTITQIVFRNNLNITSNDEFVDRQQNYFFMRAELAGEVHPQMLVEELKAELPPDARIRLVPERMKNIVILVTKEHHCLGDLLLRHEYGDLNANILAVIGNYAELESLVTRFGIPFHHVSHENKTREEHDQEMSQVMAAYAPEYVVLAKYMRVLSPGFVAQFPNRIINIHHSFLPAFIGANPYRQAYERGVKIIGATAHFVNSDLDEGPIIAQNVIQVNHAQNARDMAQSGRDVEKIVLAQALKLVFSEKVFVSNNKTIIF from the coding sequence ATGCCAGTCCTCTTCCAACCCATGGTGTACTTCCTGTTAATTGATTGCCCAGACCGCAAAGGTCTTATCTTCACCATTACACAGATTGTCTTTAGAAACAACCTCAACATTACCAGCAATGACGAGTTTGTAGACCGGCAGCAGAATTACTTCTTCATGCGGGCTGAATTAGCCGGAGAGGTGCACCCCCAAATGCTGGTAGAGGAATTGAAGGCAGAGCTTCCGCCCGATGCCCGCATCAGGCTGGTGCCGGAGCGCATGAAAAACATTGTGATACTGGTCACCAAAGAGCACCACTGCCTGGGAGACCTGCTGTTAAGGCATGAATACGGTGACCTGAACGCGAACATTTTGGCCGTGATAGGAAACTATGCAGAATTGGAGTCTCTCGTAACCCGATTCGGGATTCCGTTCCACCATGTTTCCCATGAAAACAAAACCCGTGAGGAACATGACCAGGAAATGAGCCAGGTAATGGCCGCTTACGCTCCAGAATATGTGGTGTTGGCTAAGTACATGCGGGTTTTGAGTCCGGGGTTTGTGGCACAATTTCCTAACCGCATCATCAACATCCACCACTCGTTCCTGCCGGCTTTCATTGGGGCTAACCCGTACCGGCAGGCGTATGAGCGCGGTGTGAAAATCATTGGGGCCACCGCTCATTTCGTGAACAGTGACTTAGACGAAGGGCCTATTATTGCGCAGAACGTCATTCAGGTAAACCATGCCCAGAATGCCCGAGACATGGCGCAATCGGGGCGTGATGTAGAGAAGATTGTGCTGGCGCAGGCGCTTAAGCTGGTATTCTCTGAAAAGGTGTTCGTGAGCAACAACAAAACGATCATCTTCTAG
- a CDS encoding deoxyguanosinetriphosphate triphosphohydrolase, with product MPQMNWERLISKKRFDAQTKEHATDESVRGEFQRDYDRLVFSTPFRRLQNKTQVMPMPESDFVHNRLTHSLETSCVGRSLGRMVGKVLLERHPAILQTYPGMLESDFGDMVAAACLTHDIGNPPFGHSGEDAISSFFRSPEAAVFLQNLTPAQVSDLQNFEGNAAGFRIITHTHPGQSTGTCGMRLTYSTLATFTKYPRPSDAVVKGTKKASEKKYGFFQAEQAHFRKIAEELGLLPAGEHAFHRHPMAFLVEAADDICYRIIDFEDGCRLGLIPFEQARELLYPLLNERPGKVHSTTFHDWREQLGLWRAVIINNLIYECAGIFLNHEEEILNGTFDQSLINLVQQKAALDDIKKISIDQIYRHRPVLEIEAAGFEVLGGLLEAFLKAVFDPSAGRHRKYLDLVPDQFLGPQRQLSEDAYEKILNITDFISGLTDSSAISLFRKIKGIELPRMY from the coding sequence ATGCCACAGATGAACTGGGAGCGCCTTATTTCCAAGAAGCGCTTTGATGCCCAAACCAAAGAACACGCCACAGATGAGTCAGTACGCGGGGAGTTTCAGCGCGATTATGACCGCCTGGTGTTTTCCACGCCCTTTCGCCGTTTACAGAACAAAACGCAGGTAATGCCCATGCCCGAAAGCGATTTCGTGCACAACCGCCTTACCCATAGTTTGGAGACCTCCTGCGTAGGCCGTTCTTTGGGCCGCATGGTGGGCAAAGTGCTGTTGGAGCGGCATCCGGCCATTCTCCAGACGTATCCGGGCATGCTGGAATCTGATTTTGGGGACATGGTGGCCGCGGCTTGCCTTACGCATGACATCGGAAATCCGCCTTTCGGCCATTCCGGCGAAGATGCCATCTCTTCTTTTTTCAGAAGCCCTGAGGCCGCTGTGTTTCTGCAAAACTTAACTCCTGCCCAGGTTTCTGACCTCCAGAATTTTGAAGGCAACGCCGCCGGATTCCGGATTATCACGCATACCCATCCGGGCCAAAGCACCGGCACCTGTGGCATGCGCCTTACCTACAGCACGCTGGCCACCTTCACCAAATACCCGCGCCCCTCAGACGCGGTGGTGAAAGGCACCAAAAAGGCCAGCGAGAAAAAGTACGGCTTCTTTCAGGCCGAGCAGGCGCACTTCAGAAAAATTGCCGAGGAGTTGGGTTTGTTACCCGCCGGAGAACACGCGTTTCACCGGCACCCCATGGCCTTTCTGGTAGAAGCTGCCGATGACATCTGTTACCGCATTATTGACTTTGAAGACGGTTGCCGATTGGGTCTTATTCCTTTTGAGCAAGCCAGAGAGCTTTTGTACCCGCTGCTGAATGAACGCCCGGGCAAAGTACACAGCACCACGTTCCACGATTGGCGGGAACAGCTTGGCTTATGGCGGGCTGTCATCATCAACAACCTGATCTACGAGTGCGCGGGCATTTTCCTGAACCACGAAGAAGAAATCCTGAACGGCACCTTTGACCAGTCTTTGATTAACCTGGTTCAGCAGAAAGCTGCTCTGGATGACATCAAGAAGATCTCCATTGACCAGATTTACCGTCACCGCCCGGTGCTGGAGATTGAAGCTGCCGGCTTTGAAGTACTAGGCGGTTTGCTGGAAGCCTTCCTGAAAGCGGTCTTTGATCCATCGGCGGGCCGTCACCGCAAGTACTTGGATTTGGTTCCTGATCAGTTCCTAGGTCCGCAACGTCAACTTTCTGAAGATGCCTATGAGAAGATCCTCAACATCACTGACTTCATCTCAGGCCTCACCGACAGCAGCGCCATCAGCCTCTTTAGGAAGATCAAGGGAATTGAGTTGCCCCGGATGTACTAG
- a CDS encoding IPT/TIG domain-containing protein: MSTPAVQAQDACLLIPLSLEERMQAAELVVEGKVVSQRSFWDDQHHNIYTAHQVEVFKVFKGTPVSTTVEIVTEGGRVGLDMHVYSSTLQLKSQQQGVFFLHTSKKNARYAVYGSMQGFIKYNLSGGTGKDPFTTYSSIPLEVYGALTRVSGTSVRTVKANTELDTALKPKVTLENQRRQIPLITNLSPLVLRAGTGDVLTITGTNFGTTRGTGYVEFRNADDGGKTFIKPLATDYLSWSDTEIRVKVPSYGIDGGTAGSGQVRVVNNDPNTATSALSITIFYAHSNVGYKDDDRGIPEQSYQPRLIDQNRQGGYTFRFGASFESNTPALYAFKRSMNEWSCTTFVNWNTISNAPVATTAEDNFNSVIFANTGDLPANVLGRTISRYRGCITGTVVNFWVREIDMEYARRSDWQYGPDAATNRQFDFQSVVVHELGHGHQLSHLILPRAVMHYAVAAGQASRTLNAETDIAGGRYVVERSVTAPPCNVSPMVPKTANACAIPVELIDLEGELTADNRVLLQWTTQQENGITEFAIERSPDGITYTTIGRVPARGTPATYEFTDPAPLNQLNFYRLRVIRSNNTQEYSDVVQVVGPGFVRQLAPNPGGNQTSLYFNASQEERVQLAIYDVSGRLYRTFEISVSPESNRYDLTLFPENDDEKTPIVRGLLLIRWTTARDSGTLRYLKLE; encoded by the coding sequence TTGTCCACTCCCGCAGTTCAGGCGCAGGACGCCTGTTTGCTTATTCCCTTGTCTCTGGAAGAACGCATGCAAGCCGCTGAACTGGTGGTGGAAGGAAAAGTGGTAAGCCAGCGCTCTTTCTGGGATGACCAGCACCATAACATATACACTGCCCACCAGGTGGAGGTCTTCAAGGTGTTCAAAGGCACCCCGGTTTCCACTACAGTGGAGATTGTGACCGAAGGTGGCCGCGTTGGCTTAGACATGCACGTGTATTCCTCTACGCTTCAACTGAAGTCCCAGCAACAGGGGGTGTTCTTCCTGCATACTTCCAAGAAAAACGCCCGCTATGCAGTATATGGTAGCATGCAAGGCTTTATCAAGTACAACTTGTCTGGAGGCACGGGCAAGGATCCATTTACTACTTACTCTTCTATCCCGCTGGAGGTCTATGGCGCACTTACCCGTGTTTCGGGCACCTCAGTCCGCACCGTGAAAGCCAATACGGAACTGGATACAGCCCTGAAGCCAAAAGTTACCCTTGAAAACCAGCGGCGGCAAATCCCTTTGATCACCAATCTGAGTCCTCTTGTTTTGCGGGCGGGCACTGGTGATGTCCTCACCATCACGGGTACTAACTTCGGGACAACCCGGGGCACCGGTTACGTGGAGTTCCGGAACGCTGACGATGGCGGAAAGACCTTTATAAAACCCTTAGCCACCGATTACTTAAGCTGGTCAGATACCGAGATCAGGGTGAAGGTTCCTTCTTACGGCATAGACGGGGGCACAGCAGGTTCAGGCCAGGTGCGCGTAGTGAACAATGACCCTAACACCGCCACTTCGGCCCTTTCCATCACTATTTTTTACGCTCACTCCAATGTGGGCTATAAAGACGATGACCGGGGTATTCCTGAGCAAAGCTACCAGCCACGGCTTATAGACCAGAACAGACAGGGCGGTTACACGTTCCGGTTTGGGGCCAGCTTTGAAAGCAATACACCTGCGTTGTACGCCTTCAAGCGCTCCATGAACGAGTGGTCTTGTACCACCTTCGTGAACTGGAACACCATTTCCAATGCACCTGTGGCCACTACCGCCGAGGACAACTTCAACTCTGTCATTTTTGCCAACACCGGAGACTTACCCGCCAACGTTTTGGGCCGTACCATCAGCAGATACCGGGGCTGTATCACGGGCACTGTCGTTAACTTCTGGGTGAGAGAGATAGACATGGAGTACGCCCGTCGTTCAGACTGGCAGTACGGTCCAGATGCTGCCACCAACCGCCAGTTTGACTTTCAGAGCGTGGTGGTACATGAGTTAGGGCACGGCCATCAGTTGAGCCATCTTATCTTACCAAGAGCAGTAATGCATTACGCCGTGGCCGCAGGTCAGGCTTCCAGGACCCTCAATGCTGAAACAGACATCGCTGGCGGCCGATATGTGGTAGAACGCAGCGTTACAGCCCCGCCCTGCAACGTTAGCCCCATGGTCCCTAAAACGGCCAATGCCTGCGCTATTCCGGTGGAGTTGATTGATCTGGAGGGTGAGCTTACCGCAGATAACCGAGTATTGCTGCAATGGACCACGCAACAGGAGAACGGTATCACTGAGTTTGCCATAGAAAGAAGTCCAGACGGCATCACGTACACCACCATTGGTCGCGTACCCGCCAGAGGCACACCCGCAACCTATGAGTTCACAGACCCAGCGCCCCTCAACCAACTTAACTTTTACCGGCTGCGCGTAATCAGGTCTAACAACACGCAGGAATACTCAGATGTGGTACAGGTAGTAGGCCCAGGCTTTGTGCGACAACTGGCCCCTAACCCCGGCGGAAACCAGACCTCCCTGTACTTCAATGCGTCACAGGAAGAAAGGGTACAGCTCGCTATCTATGATGTATCTGGCAGGCTTTACCGAACCTTTGAGATTTCGGTTTCTCCTGAATCTAACAGGTATGATTTAACGCTGTTTCCTGAAAACGATGATGAAAAGACGCCTATTGTTAGAGGCTTGTTGCTCATCAGATGGACCACCGCGCGCGATAGCGGCACTCTCCGGTACCTGAAACTGGAGTAA
- a CDS encoding YciI family protein, translating into MAADGKLTLAGPFLDNGDVRGIFIFNVNTIEEAEVDPAVKAGRLIMESHPWYGQKGAKFK; encoded by the coding sequence ATGGCCGCCGATGGGAAACTTACCTTGGCCGGACCTTTCCTTGACAACGGAGATGTGCGCGGCATCTTCATTTTCAATGTCAACACCATAGAAGAAGCCGAAGTAGACCCCGCCGTAAAAGCTGGTCGCCTGATCATGGAATCACACCCCTGGTACGGCCAGAAAGGCGCCAAATTCAAGTAA